In a single window of the Amycolatopsis sp. cg5 genome:
- a CDS encoding class I SAM-dependent methyltransferase has translation MSPVGSGTSSDGGAVAPDGSPVTLYRQLPPGPEPDLVHDAIPAGAAVLELGCGAGRVTHALIELGHDVVAVDQSEEMLRTVTGATRVHSDIETLDLDRRFPAVLLLSFLVDSSAYGQSAAFLDTCRRHVADDGVVIVQRTSPEWAATVRAGQSYPWGEFTVEIHSADYTDGLLSVSLEYHNASGATWTHTWRDHVHSDDEFIQQASARGLHHQRWLDDDHEWALLQPRNR, from the coding sequence GTGAGCCCTGTCGGAAGCGGCACCTCATCGGATGGGGGCGCGGTCGCCCCGGACGGCAGCCCCGTCACGCTCTACCGGCAGCTGCCACCCGGCCCCGAACCGGACCTCGTCCACGACGCGATACCAGCAGGCGCCGCCGTGCTGGAACTCGGTTGCGGCGCCGGACGGGTGACCCACGCCCTGATCGAACTCGGCCACGACGTCGTCGCCGTCGACCAGAGCGAGGAGATGCTGCGCACAGTGACCGGCGCGACCCGCGTCCACAGCGACATCGAAACCCTGGACCTCGACCGCCGATTCCCCGCGGTCCTCCTGCTCAGCTTCCTCGTCGACAGTTCGGCCTACGGCCAGAGTGCAGCATTCCTCGACACCTGCCGGCGACACGTAGCCGACGACGGCGTCGTGATCGTGCAACGAACCTCACCCGAATGGGCTGCCACGGTGCGCGCCGGCCAGTCCTATCCCTGGGGCGAATTCACCGTCGAGATCCATTCGGCCGACTACACCGATGGCCTGCTCAGCGTGTCACTGGAGTACCACAACGCCAGCGGCGCCACCTGGACCCACACCTGGCGTGACCACGTGCACAGCGACGACGAGTTCATCCAACAGGCATCCGCCCGCGGACTGCACCACCAACGCTGGCTGGACGACGACCACGAATGGGCGCTGCTCCAGCCCCGCAATCGGTGA
- a CDS encoding SDR family NAD(P)-dependent oxidoreductase, with the protein MSLQGRKILVTGASTGIGAATAETLVNAGAVVVGTYRTGEPHPTRLVTAGVEVMIPVDFTDRPAVDAALSTVAEHGPFDGIVNNAGTFESETWDELTLQSWDRVLDVNLRAVLAVTKALTPSMASGGSIVNISSIEARIGSYSYISYSASKAALISLTRSLAVVLGSRGIRVNSISPGWIDTGLPAEDARDAIALTPLGRTGEPHDVADLIMFLLSDNASFITGANHVIDGGYTQVDAILNRELHGAWPTDR; encoded by the coding sequence ATGTCCCTGCAGGGCAGGAAAATCCTGGTGACCGGCGCGTCAACGGGAATCGGCGCCGCGACGGCCGAAACGTTGGTCAACGCTGGAGCGGTCGTCGTGGGGACCTACCGCACCGGAGAGCCCCACCCCACTCGACTGGTGACCGCCGGGGTCGAGGTCATGATTCCGGTCGACTTCACCGACAGGCCCGCGGTCGACGCCGCACTATCCACTGTGGCCGAACACGGACCGTTCGACGGTATCGTGAACAACGCGGGCACCTTCGAATCCGAGACCTGGGACGAGCTCACCCTGCAATCCTGGGACCGGGTTCTCGACGTCAACTTACGCGCGGTACTGGCGGTGACCAAGGCCCTCACGCCGTCCATGGCCAGCGGCGGCTCGATCGTCAACATCTCCAGCATCGAGGCACGAATCGGCTCGTACTCCTACATCTCCTACTCCGCAAGCAAAGCAGCGCTGATCAGCCTGACCAGAAGCCTCGCCGTCGTGCTGGGCAGCAGAGGAATCCGAGTCAACTCCATCTCGCCCGGCTGGATCGACACTGGCCTACCCGCCGAGGACGCACGCGACGCGATCGCCCTGACCCCACTCGGCAGAACCGGCGAGCCCCACGACGTAGCCGACCTGATCATGTTCTTGCTCAGCGACAACGCGTCGTTCATCACCGGTGCCAACCACGTCATCGATGGCGGCTACACCCAGGTGGACGCCATCCTTAACAGAGAACTTCATGGAGCCTGGCCAACTGATCGTTGA
- a CDS encoding Zn-dependent alcohol dehydrogenase, which translates to MEPDIVRAAVATQRGVPLQVTGVEIFEPGPGQVRVEIAAAGVCHSDMSLLDDDSELGQQLPAVLGHEGAGVVTDVGPGVTRVVPGDHVILNWLPSCGRCWFCSHAQPYLCESGVPAIPTPYARLADGTAVFPGVDTATFAEATVVGERSVVAIPADVPMSHAAVLGCAVLTGAGAVLNTANVRPGQSVAVIGLGGVGLSALQAATTAGAGPVVAIDVAESKRDLARANGATDFVLAGPECADAVRDLIGGRGADVTIECVGRPDSIRTAWSVTRRGGTTVVVGIGSDTDQVEFEAVDLVWSGRSLRGCVYGSSNPDVDVPTLLGLAADGRLNLDALITAETDLHGIDDAFAAMRHGIGGRTVVRLR; encoded by the coding sequence ATGGAGCCGGACATCGTGCGGGCGGCAGTGGCGACGCAGCGCGGCGTTCCGCTGCAAGTGACCGGAGTCGAGATCTTCGAACCAGGTCCGGGCCAGGTCCGGGTCGAGATCGCGGCGGCGGGAGTCTGCCACTCGGACATGTCCCTGCTCGACGACGACAGCGAACTGGGACAACAGCTTCCTGCTGTGTTGGGACACGAGGGCGCCGGTGTGGTCACGGACGTCGGCCCAGGGGTGACCAGAGTCGTCCCCGGCGATCACGTGATCCTCAACTGGCTACCGTCGTGCGGACGATGCTGGTTCTGCTCGCACGCCCAGCCCTACCTGTGCGAGTCGGGCGTCCCCGCTATTCCGACACCGTATGCACGGCTGGCCGACGGGACCGCGGTGTTCCCCGGTGTGGACACCGCGACGTTCGCCGAGGCGACGGTCGTGGGGGAGCGGTCCGTGGTGGCCATCCCGGCCGATGTGCCGATGTCGCACGCCGCCGTACTGGGTTGTGCCGTGCTCACCGGTGCGGGAGCCGTCCTCAACACCGCAAACGTCCGACCAGGACAGTCCGTCGCCGTGATCGGACTCGGCGGAGTGGGCCTGTCCGCGCTCCAGGCCGCGACAACCGCCGGCGCCGGCCCGGTCGTCGCCATCGACGTCGCCGAATCCAAACGAGACCTCGCCAGGGCCAACGGCGCAACGGACTTCGTCCTCGCCGGACCGGAGTGTGCCGACGCGGTTCGGGACCTGATCGGCGGACGCGGAGCCGATGTCACGATCGAGTGCGTGGGCCGACCGGACTCGATACGAACAGCCTGGAGCGTGACCCGACGCGGCGGCACGACGGTCGTCGTCGGCATCGGATCCGACACTGACCAGGTCGAGTTCGAGGCGGTCGACCTCGTCTGGTCCGGCCGCAGTCTGCGCGGCTGCGTGTATGGCAGCAGTAACCCCGATGTCGACGTGCCGACACTGCTCGGCCTCGCCGCCGACGGCAGGCTGAACCTCGACGCGCTGATCACCGCCGAGACTGATCTGCACGGCATTGACGACGCCTTCGCCGCGATGCGCCACGGCATCGGCGGGCGCACCGTCGTCCGACTTCGCTGA
- a CDS encoding serine hydrolase domain-containing protein — MPVDAVEPVGADLSTLAEALDAFVPAVLAATGVPGATVAVVNRTGDSHTAAFGHADLAAGRRMQPDDVLAAGSMSKIYVALAVMTMQQRGLLDIDRPVRDYLPDLRIVNPLGDTPVTAYHLLTHQSGLGTDTFDGGLRPPAPLGDYLARRYDSGHRPEYGGVGALWTSPVGRYRYSTLGYGTLGHLVAFLDPDGLSYADHVAERIIAPMGLDSSAVPAHHTGVIAPPSLAGRMPVGYQQFGRWCVPTPHLYSGLYPAGALITTALDQARLVAAFLDPADSAPVVTPSIAHLMREPHLAAAGPGEPPGLYQGIGLEVHHPESRWGHIGHAGAHPFGWWGDSRAYPALGYGCAVLTNGRDMIRYFNPPERSASDLILDFVRRHVAGEATAERVATHSAVNSARTMGLLMVERVRGLVGDATTLSQEQIADIAAGTRRMPDLAFDSFDPGEFTRGAEQMNGIPATPEAIRALLADPSTAGGTNTLNLLALAWGASRPAFPAPHRYWADRAEENTDMSADSDD; from the coding sequence ATGCCTGTTGATGCCGTGGAGCCTGTCGGCGCCGACCTGTCGACATTGGCCGAGGCGTTGGACGCGTTCGTGCCGGCTGTATTGGCGGCCACGGGTGTGCCGGGTGCGACGGTGGCAGTGGTGAACCGAACAGGGGACAGTCACACGGCTGCCTTCGGCCACGCAGACCTTGCCGCTGGCAGGCGGATGCAACCCGACGACGTGCTGGCTGCCGGGTCGATGTCGAAGATCTACGTCGCACTCGCGGTGATGACGATGCAGCAACGTGGCCTGCTGGACATCGACCGTCCCGTGCGTGACTACCTACCGGACCTTCGGATCGTGAATCCGCTGGGCGACACTCCGGTCACGGCATATCACCTACTGACCCATCAGAGTGGCCTGGGCACCGACACGTTCGACGGCGGCCTGCGCCCACCGGCCCCACTGGGCGATTACCTGGCCCGGCGCTACGACAGCGGGCATCGACCTGAGTACGGCGGTGTCGGTGCACTGTGGACCTCGCCCGTCGGACGGTACCGCTACTCGACACTGGGCTACGGCACACTCGGCCACTTGGTCGCTTTTCTGGACCCGGACGGACTGTCCTATGCCGACCATGTGGCCGAACGCATCATCGCGCCCATGGGGCTGGACTCCAGCGCCGTTCCGGCGCACCACACGGGCGTCATCGCGCCGCCGTCGCTGGCCGGGCGGATGCCGGTCGGTTACCAGCAGTTCGGCCGTTGGTGCGTGCCGACGCCCCACCTTTACTCGGGTCTGTACCCCGCCGGTGCGCTGATCACGACCGCGCTTGACCAGGCACGACTGGTGGCGGCCTTCCTCGATCCGGCGGACTCGGCGCCGGTGGTCACGCCCTCGATCGCGCACTTGATGCGCGAGCCGCACCTAGCCGCGGCCGGCCCTGGCGAACCACCGGGGCTGTACCAGGGGATCGGTCTTGAGGTTCACCATCCGGAAAGCCGTTGGGGACACATCGGCCATGCCGGCGCGCACCCGTTCGGCTGGTGGGGTGACTCGCGCGCCTATCCCGCGCTCGGATATGGCTGTGCCGTCCTCACCAACGGCCGCGACATGATCCGATACTTCAATCCACCGGAACGATCAGCGAGTGACCTGATTCTGGACTTCGTGCGACGCCACGTCGCCGGCGAGGCCACCGCAGAACGAGTCGCCACCCACTCCGCGGTCAATTCCGCACGGACAATGGGACTGTTGATGGTCGAACGAGTTCGCGGTTTGGTCGGCGACGCGACAACGCTGTCGCAGGAACAGATCGCCGACATCGCCGCAGGGACACGCCGGATGCCGGACCTGGCATTCGACTCGTTCGATCCCGGCGAATTCACCCGCGGAGCCGAGCAGATGAACGGTATCCCCGCGACACCCGAGGCGATCCGCGCATTGCTGGCCGACCCGTCCACCGCGGGCGGAACCAACACGTTGAATCTGCTCGCACTCGCCTGGGGCGCCAGCAGACCGGCCTTTCCGGCACCACACCGCTACTGGGCGGACAGAGCAGAAGAGAACACGGACATGAGCGCGGATTCGGACGACTGA
- a CDS encoding AMP-binding protein, translating to MSEDLEVSRVGPPVNYVSRWLPELVVRQAHRTPAAVAVLLGDNALTYSALVDQAYVVAARLRAAGVVSPSVVAVRGRRSLRLPVLLLGVLLSGNAYVVVDPRWPDTRIEEVLAEVSATTVIDADTSGRDSVSLPDVERSAVESLRSETELLADADRLDDPFCVYYTSGSSGHPKASISPHRAVLRSILAPGHPSLDFGVPVMLVAAPPSWDAFTMELWFPLVHGGRCVIVEHDVLDPATIRRGIRDEGVTVALVTASLFHVLVDEDLDCFDGMRELSIGGERMSPRHARRFLERFPDVRLVNAYGPVETSVHATAHTVTPADPDRPHGVPIGSPVPGTEIRLLPVHGRPADVGEIAIAGDGLATGYANSFGPGETDPFPLLSTKDGVRRFYRTGDLGSWNDDATLAFRGRLDRQIKLRGHRVDPTEVERAIEDPAADESDASRGGVAACHVEMIDHTLTAFVVPADGFPGTDALTHRLGARLPAYLLPGRIVVVDEIPLTATGKLDRAALAASVSGDAATQGDRQPADPATTGPLVALAAELITAGQVDASTDLIAAGLDSLGALRLAVRATIRLGRPLTAAMVLQHRTPAGICAALTEPSRSDSANDTGQRPATDTESQWLTGMVAEHRAAASLVSFAFRMTGPVAPAAVHDALLRVAAAQQAMRTAVAVIDGTVRARLLPVNTAVQVRVLPARPNRHDLDEMDVVAAEAMRAVRLDAGPIVAARIVPEPDGLLLVLGAHHSNLDGHSNAVLVDQLCRALRDEPLTERRPVDDSDRDGGARPPDSWSARLAAAGPISWPAPHGPTPDYATLPVRLTAADLTELTTTARAAATTPAVAALHAFARSILSTIDGSSFRIGMTDSGRNDASTVDVLGNFVRLLPVPFDRHTVDSGLAGTRDAWRHAYRQRHVTITDRLAQLAVNPRYRPPYLQVLLVWQNLETPVWQLPGVKGEDFNCGALAPMFDLTLELWPGPDGATGVLEYDPRVVADRTALAVHRSLMDQFGPTSPGPLHD from the coding sequence GTGAGCGAAGATCTGGAGGTGAGCCGAGTCGGCCCACCGGTGAACTACGTGAGCAGGTGGCTGCCGGAACTGGTCGTTCGTCAGGCACACAGGACGCCGGCAGCGGTTGCCGTGCTCCTCGGCGACAACGCACTGACCTACAGCGCCTTGGTCGACCAGGCTTACGTCGTGGCTGCTCGGCTGCGTGCCGCCGGGGTGGTCTCACCATCGGTCGTCGCGGTGCGGGGCCGGCGAAGCCTGCGCCTTCCGGTGCTGCTGCTGGGAGTGCTGCTGTCGGGCAACGCCTACGTGGTGGTGGATCCTCGGTGGCCGGATACGCGGATCGAGGAGGTCCTGGCGGAGGTATCCGCGACCACGGTGATCGATGCCGACACGAGCGGACGTGACTCCGTTTCCCTACCGGACGTCGAGCGGTCTGCGGTCGAGTCGCTCAGGTCGGAGACCGAACTGCTCGCGGACGCGGACCGGTTGGATGATCCGTTCTGCGTCTATTACACGTCTGGGAGCTCAGGCCACCCCAAGGCGTCGATATCGCCGCACAGGGCCGTTCTGCGTTCGATCCTGGCCCCAGGGCACCCGAGTCTCGATTTCGGTGTACCGGTGATGTTGGTCGCGGCTCCGCCGTCGTGGGACGCATTCACGATGGAGCTGTGGTTTCCGTTGGTGCACGGCGGCCGTTGCGTGATTGTCGAACACGATGTTCTGGACCCAGCCACGATTCGGCGCGGGATTCGCGACGAGGGCGTCACCGTCGCTCTGGTGACGGCGTCGTTGTTCCACGTACTGGTCGACGAGGATCTCGACTGTTTCGACGGAATGAGGGAACTCAGCATCGGCGGCGAACGCATGTCCCCGCGGCACGCCCGCCGGTTCCTCGAACGCTTCCCCGACGTTCGTCTGGTCAACGCCTACGGACCCGTGGAGACCAGCGTCCACGCCACCGCGCACACCGTTACCCCGGCCGACCCAGACCGGCCGCACGGGGTGCCGATCGGCTCACCGGTGCCGGGCACGGAGATCCGACTGTTGCCAGTGCACGGCCGGCCGGCCGATGTCGGCGAGATCGCGATCGCCGGTGACGGACTCGCCACCGGCTACGCGAACTCCTTCGGCCCCGGCGAGACCGACCCGTTCCCATTGTTGTCTACTAAGGACGGTGTGCGTCGCTTCTACCGAACCGGCGACTTGGGCTCGTGGAACGACGACGCGACGCTGGCCTTCCGTGGCCGACTCGACCGCCAGATCAAGCTGCGCGGGCATCGAGTGGATCCCACGGAGGTGGAACGCGCGATCGAGGATCCCGCCGCAGACGAATCCGATGCGTCACGAGGTGGTGTGGCTGCCTGCCACGTCGAGATGATCGATCACACGCTGACGGCCTTCGTCGTGCCAGCCGACGGTTTCCCCGGCACAGACGCGCTCACCCATCGGTTGGGTGCCCGGCTTCCGGCGTATCTGCTGCCGGGACGGATCGTCGTCGTGGACGAGATCCCCCTCACGGCAACCGGAAAGCTCGACCGAGCCGCCCTCGCGGCCTCGGTGTCCGGCGACGCCGCCACTCAAGGCGATCGGCAACCCGCCGACCCGGCCACCACCGGCCCGCTGGTGGCACTCGCCGCCGAGCTGATCACGGCCGGGCAGGTGGACGCCTCGACCGACCTGATCGCCGCCGGTCTCGACTCGCTCGGCGCGTTGAGACTGGCCGTACGCGCGACCATACGCCTCGGCCGTCCGTTGACGGCGGCGATGGTTCTGCAACACCGAACCCCGGCCGGCATCTGCGCGGCGCTCACCGAACCTTCCCGTTCGGACAGCGCGAACGACACCGGTCAGAGACCTGCGACCGATACGGAATCCCAGTGGCTGACCGGCATGGTCGCCGAGCACCGTGCGGCAGCGAGCCTGGTCTCGTTCGCGTTCCGGATGACCGGCCCGGTCGCTCCCGCGGCGGTACACGACGCGCTGCTCCGAGTCGCCGCAGCGCAGCAGGCGATGCGCACCGCTGTCGCGGTCATCGACGGCACCGTCCGGGCCCGGCTCCTCCCGGTGAACACCGCCGTGCAGGTGCGCGTGCTGCCGGCCCGGCCCAACCGCCACGACCTCGACGAGATGGACGTCGTCGCCGCCGAAGCGATGCGCGCGGTACGACTCGATGCCGGCCCGATCGTCGCTGCTCGGATCGTGCCGGAACCCGACGGGCTCCTGCTCGTCCTGGGCGCACACCACAGCAACCTCGACGGACACAGCAACGCGGTGCTGGTCGACCAGCTCTGCCGCGCGTTACGCGACGAACCGCTCACCGAGCGCCGCCCAGTCGACGACAGTGACCGCGACGGCGGCGCCCGGCCACCGGACAGCTGGTCGGCACGGCTCGCCGCGGCAGGCCCGATCAGCTGGCCGGCCCCGCACGGACCGACGCCCGACTACGCGACCCTGCCGGTCAGGCTGACCGCGGCCGACCTCACCGAACTCACCACCACCGCCCGTGCTGCCGCCACCACACCAGCAGTAGCGGCGCTGCACGCGTTCGCCCGATCGATACTGAGCACCATCGACGGCAGCAGCTTCCGCATCGGCATGACCGACAGCGGCCGCAACGACGCCAGCACCGTCGACGTCCTCGGCAACTTCGTCCGGCTTCTCCCCGTTCCATTCGACCGACACACAGTCGACAGTGGACTCGCCGGCACCCGCGACGCGTGGCGACACGCGTACCGGCAGCGCCACGTCACCATCACCGACCGTCTCGCGCAACTCGCCGTGAATCCCCGGTACCGACCCCCGTACCTGCAAGTGCTGCTGGTATGGCAGAACCTGGAGACACCCGTATGGCAGCTACCGGGCGTCAAGGGCGAGGACTTCAACTGCGGCGCACTCGCGCCGATGTTCGACCTCACCCTCGAACTCTGGCCCGGCCCCGACGGTGCCACGGGCGTACTGGAGTACGACCCCCGGGTCGTGGCCGACCGCACCGCCCTCGCCGTTCACCGCTCGCTCATGGACCAGTTCGGTCCAACCTCACCCGGCCCGCTCCACGACTGA